A stretch of DNA from Erwinia aphidicola:
GCGCTGCTGCATCTCCGCCGCGCTGAGCGTGATTTTACTGCCGGCGACGTTTTTCACCGCCGGCGACAAAACGGTCATCTCCGCATCATCTTTCGGCCTGGCGGCAGCGGACGGTTTCTGGCTGCTGGCGTTCTGTGCTGTTTGTGCGGTCTCGTCACCCTGCTGCGCCGCGCTGCTGACGGTGGCGGTGAGTAAAGTTCCCATGACGAGCGATGTCTGCAGTAGCCCCTGGCGGGACGAAAATTTGAGCATGATAAATACCTGATTTAATTATTGGTATTTGCTCAACAGTGCTTTCCGGTGAAACAGGTAATGGCCCCGAAAATGCGATGCGCGGGGCAAGTCGTTCTTTATAATTTGCGACATCATATACAGACGATAATAATTATCAATACACTAATTGAATAATTTACATTAACCTGCGGAACTTTCTGCTAATGCCACCCTCATGGCATAAAAAAACCGCTGTTCCTTGCGGCGCAGCGGCTTTTGCGTGACTCAGTCCCCTCAGGATTCAGCGAAATCCGTCAGCACCTTGCCCTCCATGCGGTAGCGCACCCACTCATCCTGCGGCGCGGCGCCAAGGCTTTTATAGAAGTCGATGGCAGGCTGGTTCCAGTCGAGCACGCTCCACTCCAGGCGGCCACAGTTGCGCGCGACCGCCAGCTGAGCGATATGGCGCAGCAGAGTTTTACCAGCTTTATGGCCGCGAAAACGCGGGGAGACGTAGAGATCTTCAAGATAAATACCGTTTTTGCCCAGCCAGGTAGAGTAGCTGGTAAAGAACACCGCGTAGCCCGCCGCCTCACCGTCGATTTCGCAGATCAGCGCTTCGGATTTGCTATCCGCAGCAAACAGCGACTCTTCGATGTCCTGCTGGCTGGCAACCACTTCATGTAGCGCTTTCTCATATTCGGCCAGCTCGGCGATCATCGCGAGGATCAGTTTAGCGTCCGGGCGTGCGGCGCGGCGGATAACGATATTCATACTATTTCCCTGAGGTTAAGGCGTGGTTAGCGCTTAGCATAACTGCTAAGCGCGGGTGAATGAAGGGAAAGCTTATGCCGCTATGCGTCACGCAGCGTGATGAGTATGAGTTATGCGCTGCTCGTGCCTGCCAATCCCCAACCGTTCGCGCAGCGTGCGGCTGTCGTCCTGGTGCCAGTATCCACGCGCTTCAAGGATCGGCAGTACGTAGCGCACCACATCCTCCAGCGCTTCGTTCAGCACCGGGCCGCAGATGATAAACCCGCTGGCGCCACCCTGCTCAACCCAGCGGATAAAGGTGTCGGCCACCTGCTCTGGCGTGCCGAAAAACTCGCCTTTCGGCAGCGTGGTGCGCAGGGCAACCTCACGCAGCGTTAACTTTTCTTCTGCCGCCAGTCGTTTGATCTGATCGGTAGTGGAACGGAAGCTGTTCTCGCCCAGGCTACCCAGCTGCGGGAAAGGCGCGTCCGGGTCATACTGGCTGAAGTCGTGATGGTCGAAGAAGCGGCCAAGGTAGTTCAGCGCCTGCTCCAGCGTCAGCAGGGAGAGCAGGTACTGATATTTCTCTTCGGCCTCCTGTTGCGTGGCGCCAATAATCGGGCTGATGCCGGGGAAGATCCCCACCGCTTCACGCCCCTGCTGCGCCACCTGTTCGCGCAGGCTGGCAGCGTAGCCTTCGGCTTCCTCCAGCGTGCGCGCGTTGGTAAACACCGCGTCAGCCGTCGCCGCCGCCAGGCGAATACCGGACTCAGAGGCGCCCGCCTGGAAGATCACCGGCTGCCCCTGTGGGGAGCGCTGAATATTGAGCGGCCCCTCGACCGAGAAGTGATCGCCCTGATGATTCAGCTTGTGCAGCTTGCTGGCGTCAAAAAACTCGCCGCTCTGCTTATCACGAATAAAGGCGTCCTCTTCCCAACTGTTCCACAGCCCCTGCACTACCTCGATATATTCGCGCGCTATCTGATAACGCTGGCCGTGCTCCGGATGTGTTTTACCAAAGTTGCGCGCCGAGCCTTCGAGCGGCGAGGTCACCACGTTCCAGCCTGCGCGCCCGTGGCTGAGCAGGTCGAGCGTTGCCAGCTGGCGCGCGACGGTAAACGGATCGCTGTAGGAGGTGGAGATGGTTCCGGCCAGCCCGATGCGCTCGGTCACCGAGGCCAGCGATGAGAGCAGCGCCACCGGCTCGAAACGGTTGAGGAAATGCGGCAGGGATTTTTCATTGATGTGCAGCCCGTCGGCAACAAACAGGAAATCCAGCCCGGCATCTTCCGCCTGGCGTGCCAGCTGGTGATACCAGTTAACGTTGACGCTGGCATCCGCCGGGACGCGATGATGGCGCCACGCATTCATAAAACCACCCGCGCCCTGCAGCATCAGACCAAGTTTGATCCGTTGTGGATTCTGGCTCATTTCACTACTCCCTCGTCATAAGATATGACGCCAGATTTTCATAAATCTGCCACGGAATTAAATATCAATATCCCCTTTGTAATGCCGCATTACGGCATACTGCCAGGCGGTGAGGGTTTTACCCGCACCAGCAGCGGAGTATGATGTCGCGCTTTGGTTAATAAGATGTTCTCTTTTGCTGACTTCAGGATCCTGCCGCCATGATTGTTCGCCCGCATCAGCACTGGT
This window harbors:
- a CDS encoding GNAT family N-acetyltransferase, which gives rise to MNIVIRRAARPDAKLILAMIAELAEYEKALHEVVASQQDIEESLFAADSKSEALICEIDGEAAGYAVFFTSYSTWLGKNGIYLEDLYVSPRFRGHKAGKTLLRHIAQLAVARNCGRLEWSVLDWNQPAIDFYKSLGAAPQDEWVRYRMEGKVLTDFAES
- a CDS encoding LLM class flavin-dependent oxidoreductase; translation: MSQNPQRIKLGLMLQGAGGFMNAWRHHRVPADASVNVNWYHQLARQAEDAGLDFLFVADGLHINEKSLPHFLNRFEPVALLSSLASVTERIGLAGTISTSYSDPFTVARQLATLDLLSHGRAGWNVVTSPLEGSARNFGKTHPEHGQRYQIAREYIEVVQGLWNSWEEDAFIRDKQSGEFFDASKLHKLNHQGDHFSVEGPLNIQRSPQGQPVIFQAGASESGIRLAAATADAVFTNARTLEEAEGYAASLREQVAQQGREAVGIFPGISPIIGATQQEAEEKYQYLLSLLTLEQALNYLGRFFDHHDFSQYDPDAPFPQLGSLGENSFRSTTDQIKRLAAEEKLTLREVALRTTLPKGEFFGTPEQVADTFIRWVEQGGASGFIICGPVLNEALEDVVRYVLPILEARGYWHQDDSRTLRERLGIGRHEQRITHTHHAA